AGCCCTCCCAATTTGGGTGAGGTTtcttgctacttccccacttgtgctgctggttaggacgaaagggaagcgtcaattttgacgtaaatttgttttcccttagtcctaacagcagcacacaaatttccctccCCTTGTGTGATTTATTATCATTTACTTGTTATAAAGCAACCCCGTCCAGTTGGGGGCCGGGTTATATGGGGTAGGGGCTTAATTAGTTAATTACTAATTAGGATACTTAGGCAGAAATTTTttgttcattaaaaattccgcctgtcctgaccagcttcacaggggcaaataccccacttgtgctgctgttaggacaaatttacgtcaaaattgacgcctcctcatccggtcagcgtaaccccttcaccaccaacttcagcacagccaggggtaaacgacagcaggcagtgttataacgtatctgtttgggggacaaaccccacaccgcgcaggagctgtggacgggtcttgaacaacagaccgatgagtggttggtgccagtcagcctcaagcccggcctggtggtgtgcgataatgggcgaaatctcgttgcagctctgggactagccggtttgacgcacatcccttgcctggcgcatgcgctgaatttggtggtgcagagattccttaaacattaccccgacatgtcagagctgctgcataaagtgcgggccgtctgtgcgcgcttccggcgttctcaccctgctgctgctcgcctgtcagcgctgcagcgtaacttcggcattcccgctcaccgcctcatatgcgacgtgcccaccaggtggaactccaccctgcacatgctggacagacggtgcgagcagcagcaggccatagtggagtttcagctgcagcacgcacgggtgagtcgctctgcagaacagcaacacttcaccaccaatgactgggcctccatgcgagacctgtgttcctcgttgcgctgtttcgagtactccaccaacatggccagtgccgataacgccgttctcagcgttactatcccacttctttgcctccttgaaaaaacgctgcaggcgatgatggaagaggaggtggcacaggaggaggaggaggaggaagaagagggatcatttcatagggtttccggccagtcattcccaagtggctccgagggtgggttcctgcacccacaaccccaaggtacacaattgtccagccagggcacagttctggaggatgaggaggtggaggatgaggagatggaggaggaggaaccatgttcacagcagggtggcacccagaccagctcatggccatcactggtgcgtggctggggggatacagaggacacagacgatacacctcccacagaggacagcttgtcgttgcctctgggcagcctggcacacatgagcgattacatgctgcagtgtctccacaacgaccgccgaggtgcccacattctaacttgtgctgattcctgggtggccacgctgctggatccccgttacagggacaacgtaccgtccttaattccctcactggagcgtgatcgtaagatgcgcgagtacaagcgcacgctggtagacgcgctgctggtggcattcattgtccccattgacttcaatggggtttgggttcgggtgaagttcggccgaacccgaacatccaggtgtccgctcaactctatttgtcactaaacattttggaaggaaagGTGAGTTCTCTCAGGGGTATCTGTGCCCCCCGCCGCACCGAGCACCCgctctggccgggcaggaaagcatgtcCATGGAAAACTCGCCCAGTTGGGGCCACACatcaagtttgcatgcccagaagtccaggagatcttggatcatgggttacagggtgcagtccaagtatgtcaccgcctgctggttcaggttctgctggatgtcctgctgctggagctgggtggtttcttcagagggcggctgaagaaagctgctcattataGACGGAAGTTGATGCATGTGATGCTGGTGATGCTTctatccccccccacacacaacaGCCCCCCCAGTAAGACCTTAATGAGGACCGCctggtaatgtggaggctgtaatataatatggaggctgtaatatcatgtggagactggtaatatggaggctgtaatttaatgtggaggctgtaatataatgtggagcctggtaatatggaggctgtaatataatgtggagcctggtaatatgaaggcagtgatataatgtgaagcctggtaatatggaggctgtaatataatgtggaagctgtaatataatatggaggttgtaatttaatgtggaggctgtaatataatgtggagcctggtaataaggaggctgtaatataatgtggagcctggtaatatggaggctgtaatataatgtggagcctggtaatatggaggctgtaatataatgtggaagctgtaatataatatggaggctataatgtaaagtggaggctgtaatataatgtggaggctataaaataatatgaaggctataatgtaatatggaggctgtaatataatatggaggctataatgtaatgtggaggctgtaatataatatggaggctataatgtaatgaggaggctttaatataatatggaggctgtaatgtaatgtggagcctggtaatatggaggctgtaatataatgtggaagctgtaatataataagGAGgccgtaatgtaatgtggaggctgtaatataacgtgtaggctgtaatataatatggaggctataatgtaatgtggaggctgtaatgtaatttggaggctgtaatataatgtgtaagcagtaatataatatggaggctgtaatgtggaggctgtaatataacgtgtaggctgtaatataatatggaggctataatgtaatgtggagactATAATATAACATGGagtctataatgtaatgtggaggctgtaatgtaatgtgaaggctgtGATATAATATGgaagctataatgtaatgtggagcctggtaatagagaggctgtaatatcttgtgaagcctggtaatatggaggctctaatatcatgtggagcctgataatatggaggctgtaatatgttgtggAGGATGTAATAATGTGAAGGCTGGTAATGTGAAGGCTTTAATATATTGTggggcctggtaatatggagtctgtaatattatgtggaggctgtaatataatatagaggctataatgtaatatgaaggctgtaatataatattgagGCTGTaattataatgtggaggctgtaatgtaatgtgaaggctgttatataatgtggatgcttgtaatgtaatgtggaggttgtaatataatgtagaggttgtaatataatgtggaggccggtaatatggaggctgttatATAATGTGTAGTCTGTAAGATGaatgctgtaatatcatgtggaggctggtaatatggacgctgtaatattatgtggaggctgtaatatagtaTGAAGTCTGTAATATCATatgaaggctataatgtaatgtggaggctgtaaataaggaggctgtaatataatgttgaggttaataatataatatagaggcgttaatataatgcagaggatataatgtaatttataggctggtaatatggaggttgtcaattaatgtggaggctgtgatgtaatgtggaggctgaaaatatggaggctgtaacataatgtttaagCTGTGATGTGATGTAGATGtgatgtggaggccggtaatacagaggctgtaatataatgtggaggccagtaatgtaatataatatggagactgtaatgtagaggccggtaatatggaagctgtaatataatgtgtaggCCAGTAAtgaaatatagaggctgtaatgtaatgtggaagctggtagtatggaggctgtaatgtactgtagaggctagttatatggaggctgtgatgtaatctgGAGGCTgaatatatggaggctgtaacataatgtttaggctgtgatgtaatgtagaggacggttatatggagtctgcaatataatgtggaggctgtaatgtaatgtggaggctgtaatataatttgtagtctgtaatgtaatgcagaggctggtaatattaaggctgtgatgtaatgtggaggctggtagtatggaagctgtaatataatgtaatgtggaggctggtagtatggaggctgtcatataatgtggaggctgtgatgtcatgattaggccgtgatgtaatgtagaggccggtaatatggagtctgtaatataatgtggaggccggtaatttaacatggagactgtaatgtagaggccgttaatacggaggctgtaatataacatggaggcaggtaatatttaggctgtaaaataatgtggaggctataatttaatgtagaggctgtaatatgttgttgaggttgataatataatatggaggctggtaatatggaggctgtaatataatttgagggctgtaatgtaatgcagaggctggtaatatgaaggctgtattataatgtagaggctgtgatgtaatgtgatggCTGTTAGTATGGAGGATACaatgtaatgtttaggatgtgatgtaatgtagaggacggtaatatggagtctgtaatataatgtggaggctggtaatgtaacatggagactgtaatgtagaggatggtaatacggaggctgtaatgtaatgtggaggccagtaatgtaacatggaggctgtaatgtaatgtggaggctggtaatttttaggctgtaatataatgtggaggctataatgtaatgtagaggctgtaatatattgTTGAGGttcataatataatatggaggctgtgatgtaatgtggaggccattaatatggaggctgtaatataatgtggaggctggtaatttttaggctgtaatataatgtggaggctataatgtaatgtagaggctgtaatatattgTTGAGGttcataatataatatggaggctgtgatgtaatgtggaggccattaatatggaggctgtaatataatgtagatgctgtaaatatggaggctgtaatataatgttgaggatgataatatagaggctgtgatgtaatgtggagactataatgtaatgtggaggctttaaatatggaggctgtaatataatgttgaggttgataatataatatggaggctgtaatataatgtggaagctgtaatattatatgttggctgtaatgtaatgtggaggctgtaatgtaatgtggaggctggaatatgatgtggaagctgtaatattatatgtaggctgtaatgtaatgtggaggctgtgatattatgtggagcctggtaatgtaatgtagaggctggtaatataatgtggaggaagataatgtaatatggaggctgtaatagaaacatagatgtaaggtggaggctgtaatgtaatgtggaggctataatgtaatgcagaggctgtaatagaatgtggaggctggtaatatggaggctgtaatataatgtggaggaagaaatgtaatatggaggctgtaatagaaacatagatgtaatatggaggctgtaatgtaaggtggaggctataatgcagaggctgtaatgtaaggtggaggctggtagtatggaggctgtaatataaggtggaggctataatgtaatgcagaggctgtaatagaatgtggaggctggtagtatggaggctgtaatataatgtggaggttgataatataatatagagactttattttaatgtgaaggatatgatgtaatttacaggctggtaatatggaggctggaaaatgaaaaccaccagcacttctgagctcagccaatcagagctggagggcggggcctggagttcaggaacagccccgcccccagttctctttcaggtccgcccatgctccatataaaggagggctctgggctgagcagtcactgctctctgctcctcacacctagaagatgtctggtcgcggtaaaggagggaaagggctcgggaaaggcggcgccaagcggcacaggaaggtgctccgtgataacatccagggcatcaccaagcctgccatccgccgcctagctcgcaggggaggcgtcaagcgcatctccggcctcatctatgaggagactcgcggggtgctgaaagtcttcctggagaacgtcatccgggacgccgtcacctacaccgagcacgccaagaggaagaccgtcaccgccatggacgtggtctacgcgctcaagcgccagggccgcactctctacggcttcgggggttaatgctgccgcctccgtcctcacagcacaaaggctcttctcagagccgcccACATCTTCCCGGGGAGGAGCTACGATTCCACTGAGGGGTTAACACCGCCCGCACATCAGGAGATCAGCGGCGCCCTGTGCTCAGTACAGCCGGAGGTCTacattacagaaaccccccaataATCGGTGTAAATCCCGAGCCCCGGGTGTTCTCCCCCGCAGCTACGAGACGAGCTGTGCTCGGAGACTGAGGGGTTAATCCGTCCCGCCAATGAGCGGCGCTggtacaggtcacatgaccggctcctCCTGTAAATCAGCAGCTCAACTataggcgggaaattcaaatgagcgacgagatcctgagctctcccagccaatagcagagcTCTGGACCCCGCAGCCGTTATGTGCCCGTAGGAGCCTCGTCCTCCTGCACTGAGCGGCCGCACAGCCTCTCTCCAGGGAGCGCCACACTGAggaggatgatgggagtagtgatcgggcatggaggaggaggaggaggggagcttgTAGTGTAACTTCCGATAGCGTTACCGCATCTCATCTAGCTGACAGGGAGGAAAACCGCAGCCACTGTGAGAACAACGGGGAGACCCGGGAGCAGCTCCGCTGGAGAcagggtgggggctctgagaagagcctttgggtCCGGAGATCAGCGGCGGCGGCGCTCACTTGGCGCTGGTGTACTTGGTGACGGCCTTGGTGCCCTCGGAGACGGCGTGCTTGGCCAGCTCTCCGGGCAGCAGCAGGCGCACGGCGGTCTGGATCTCCCGGGAGGTGATGGTGGAGCGCTTGTTGTAGTGAGCCAGGCGGGAGGCTTCCCCTGCGATGCGCTCGAAGATGTCGTTGACGAAGGAGTTCATGATGCCCATGGCCTTGGAGGAGATGCCGGTGTCGGGGTGGACCTGCTTCAGCACCTTGTAGACGTAGATGGCATAGCTCTCCTTCCTGCTCTTCCTCCGCTTCTTGCCGTCCTTCTTCTGAACCTTGGTGACGGCTTTCTTGGAGCCCTTCTTGGGCGCTGGGGCGGACTTGGCTGGCTCGGGCATTCTGACTGAGGACAAAATCTCGTCTGTTCTCTTCCTGCCACCGCGGCGGTATTTATACACGGGCCATGCAAATGAGCTGCTGCTGACTGCGCGCCGATCTACTGGAGGAGAAGGTCACGTGGTGTCTCCACTTCTCCCAATTGGCAGCCTCACATCcattcagctgagccgggggcggagcaaatagaggggcggggctcacatccatccatccggcggagcaacaggagggtcggggctcacatacatccattcagcagagccgggggcggagcaacaggagaggcggggctcacatccatccattcagcagagccgggggaCGGAGCAGAAAGAAGGGAGGGGCTCACATCCATTCATAGAGCTGAGTCGGAgggcggagcagcaggaggggTTGGGCTCATAGCCATCCATTCTACTAAACCGGGGGGCGGAGCAGaactcacatccatccattcagatgagccggggggaggagcagcaggaggggcAGGGCTCGCATCCATCcattcagctgagccggggggCGGGGCTAGCAGCTCTCTTCcgtctatcagggcctcgctgctcggctgataaccgcccctcactgcgccccgccccctgcaggtagtgatgccgccgctgagtgtactgtgcgtgcaggggggtcgtgcgctctatccctggacaccagcgcagcgatggagccgctcttctccgcacagtgaatacgggactgttctccccttctccggtggggggcgggagaaggcggccactgacgggttaatactgagcaggctatgggggcggggctatagaactagtaccttggcttttgaaattcccgctcaattaccGTCCGGTAAGAATTCAACGGCCGTGGAcaagctccgcccccggctcagcttAATAGATGATGTGAGCCCCTCCCCCGGCTCGTCTGAATGAATAGAtatgagccccgcccctcctactgctccgccccccgctcttctcagagcccccaccttctctaggacggagctgccgcattgtgtgaatacatggaagcctcatgtccgaggcggattattccctcattatagaccactgatcgggaggatgaggggagtagtgatcgtatactcgggaggatggggggagtagtgatcggccagAGAGCAGTTGGGCAATGAGGAGAATGAGTGAAGTAGTTATATGGTACTGAggatgatgaggggagtagtggtcagccagtgaggaggatgggggagtagtgatcagacagtgaggaggatgaggggagtagtggtcagccagtgaggaggatgggggagtagtgatctgctgatggatggatgtgagccccgccgtgCGCTCTATCCCCGGACACCAGCGCAGAGAGAAGGGGGCGGAGCTATAGAACAAGtgctttacagtgattggctgatctctggcttttgaaattcccgctcaatcACAGTCCGGTCAGAATCcagcggccgtggaggagcagtccatTACACACGGGGGACGAACCCTCCACAGCAGCAATGTCAGGAGCGGTAAGTGCCCCTGTGTGACGCCTCCAGAGCGGAGATCAGCGGCATCGCCAGCTCAGTCGTACAGACCATGTGGGGGGCTCTTAGAAGAGCCTTTGGTTCCGGGCTCACTTGCTCTTGGCCGACTTGGTGCTCTCGGTCTTCTTGGGCAGCAGCACGGCCTGGATGTTGGGCAGGACGCCTCCCTGGGCGATGGTGACGCCGCCCAGCAGCTTGTTGAGCTCCTCGTCGTTGCGCACGGCCAGCTGCAGGTGGCGGGGGATGATGCGGGTCTTCTTGTTGTCGCGGGCGGCATTGCCGGCCAGCTCCAGGATCTCGGCGGTGAGATACTCGAGCACAGCGGCCAAGTAGACGGGAGCGCCGGCGCCCACCCTCTGGGCGTAGTTGCCCTTGCGGAGGAGCCTGTGCACTCGGCCGACCGGGAACTGGAGCCCTGCCCGGGAGGAGCGGGTCTTGGCCTTAGCCCGGACTTTGCCTCCTTGTTTGCCGCGTCCAGACATCGTTCTTTACAGCAACGAAGACTCTGATGTGTGTGATCCGGAGGAGCCGCCTCTTGCCGCCTTTATAGGCTGCTGCTCCGCCCCCAGCGCCGCTCATTGGGTGGATTAGAAGCCTCCAACGGAGACAAGACTCGTGGAGAAGCCAATGAGCGGCGCTGGGCGTGGCTTATGACGCGAgtacaggtcacatgaccggctcctCCTGTAGATCAGCAGCTCATTTGCAGTTGGGAACTataggcgggaaattcaaatgagCGACGAGATCCTGAGCTTTCCCAGCCAATAGGAGCAAAGCTCTGGAGCCTGGTaatttggaggctgtaatataatgtggaagctgtaatgtggaggctattaTATAATGTGGAGTCTGGTAAtagggaggctgtaatataatgtggagcctggtaatagagaggctgtaatataatgtggaggctgtaatataatgtggaggctataaaataatatgaaggctataatgtaatgtggaggctgtaatataatgtggaggctgtaatataatgtggaggctgtaatataaaggCTGTTATATAATGTGGACACTTTTAATGTAATGTGGAgtttgtaatataatgtggaggccggtaatatggaggctgttatataatgtggagtctggcttttcgcctggagctacctcagacttttaaaattcataatgtttttcataagtcgttactcaaaaaatatgttccacctctagaaccatcaccgctgccaccccctcctgttattgtggatggtaatctagagtttcaaatatccaaaattgttcattctcgtcgggtccgccgctctcttcaatatctggtgcattggagaggttacggtcccgaggaaagaatgtgggttccagcgtctgaggtaaacgccgacaggctagttcgggtttttcatgcctctcaccctgagagacctggtcctgagtgtccggagtcccctcgtagagaggggggtactgtcacgagggtgtcaagagccacgcctgactccgttatacccggggtcaggaagtcgcagcgggtggctgcgcgctctatgtaagatagggcttttTCCTTATGGtaactttctgggtttgctttgcaaacccttttggctcactcagggatccgtagctccttctcctcagctgttccttgtccagcactcccagacctccttatattcccctctcacacttctctggttgccagatatagagcttcctgcctggacatctattctgaccctctggagctgagtagctgcgttctctggtagttggtccagaacgctaccctccggatccctgttggacctttgtggtctgctgtggtcgcccacctgggtgtatgtgtctgtattgtctgtcctctccctggtgtttccctcttagtgtcagtggtgtggactagtgatcccaccggcccgctcattttagggaaagccagggtttaggcacgtgatcgccgcacgggtgaggaacccgtctagggacgtcagggcagtcaggtgccagctgcacggTGAGTTAGGGGTcttcacctttccctctcccttgggcagggctttccctttttcctccctgtgcgtgacgccggtcattacaatatgacagcctccatactactagactccacattacattatattgcagcctccatactaccagcctccacattacatcacagccttaatattaccagcctctgcattgCATTACAGACTCCAAattatattaccagcctccacattacattacaggcctccacattatattgcagactccatattaccgtcctctacattaaatcacagcctaaacattatgttacagcctccatattttcaGCCTCCAGATTACATCACATCCTCCATATaactagcctctacattacagcctccatactaccagcctccacataatattacagccttcatattaccagcttccacattacattacagcctctattTTTCATTACTGGTGTGCACATTTTACAGctccatattaccggcctctacattacagtctccatattacattactggcctccacattatattacagcctccctaTTACCGGCCTCTATATTAGTCTCCATATTACATTTACGGccgccacattatattacagcctccatattaccggcctctacattacatcacagcttaaacattatgtt
The sequence above is a segment of the Bufo bufo chromosome 4, aBufBuf1.1, whole genome shotgun sequence genome. Coding sequences within it:
- the LOC120999883 gene encoding histone H4, coding for MSGRGKGGKGLGKGGAKRHRKVLRDNIQGITKPAIRRLARRGGVKRISGLIYEETRGVLKVFLENVIRDAVTYTEHAKRKTVTAMDVVYALKRQGRTLYGFGG
- the LOC120999876 gene encoding histone H2A type 1-like, producing the protein MSGRGKQGGKVRAKAKTRSSRAGLQFPVGRVHRLLRKGNYAQRVGAGAPVYLAAVLEYLTAEILELAGNAARDNKKTRIIPRHLQLAVRNDEELNKLLGGVTIAQGGVLPNIQAVLLPKKTESTKSAKSK